From the Anopheles coustani chromosome X, idAnoCousDA_361_x.2, whole genome shotgun sequence genome, one window contains:
- the LOC131269754 gene encoding protein SPT2 homolog yields MDFGKLLSVAKRNTCDGGQNGEGRYYSTKFAPPKKENKEKKLSENIKKFLAKKEAEERAKALETRRKADEMMAKRDVKAQRKIEKMLKVIKSANKSVLDDATDAQSTAITQAGPEQPDEDDYGYTSNVASQFYQQLMDKYKSNPEEQKFKEAERRTMSKEDLARTKARVKDAIVRQTEEEHGPRSRKSRIGGTAGDERDAGGRCARGPDPYDPVEEQKRREAEAARVKAEEKKKAPIRKSSGVPPPPDFATLLKLAEQKQKEPIRMESDPVPEKRRSEPERLMTKREKKEHDERMAFFEMKRLRDRIRDDPKLSEKEKQQRLAKLEAMRAAGKLPGIPPASGVESASARVTASPAAKSATSTSNGVVPTPKPSPSSVSSAVPRSGAILGKQTDQQQTLGKIKKRTEPGTDPSLAKKSTSSVARPPASAGGTSNTPLSSSQSSKPRQQSGAPAKVLAGNAGMNERHPVASSSTTVATSKSTPKPSASSSNGHIQRSKLHQTSSTSASSKVTSSSVSSTITASGAKASTLPKQSANARSSSSSTGAIGSAVKREDPVKTTANRSAVSSGSTRRPPTEPVTQTRQFPPPDVQRSLKRPAMRPNGAGTGQSRPSGHSSSSSVGKKRRVIDSDSEYDSEMDDFIDDGDCEEDYSSAIKEIFGYDKSRYRDEYYDDDDYNMESSYAQQMREEYISKRIGIMEDLEDMRMEEEEKRRKLGKKGPATGAKKK; encoded by the exons ATGGATTTTGGAAAACTACTGAGCGTTGCCAAGCGCAACACATGCGATGGTGGTCAGAATGGCGAG GGACGGTACTATTCTACCAAGTTCGCCCCGCCAAAGAAGGAGAACAAAGAAAAGAAGCTGTCggagaatataaaaaaatttctAGCTAAAAAGGAAGCGGAGGAACGCGCAAAAGCACTCGAAACTCGACGTAAGGCGGATGAAATGATGGCCAAGCGGGACGTGAAGGCGCAGCGCAAGATCGAAAAGATGCTGAAGGTGATCAAATCGGCCAACAAGTCTGTCCTGGACGATGCAACGGACGCGCAATCCACTGCGATAACGCAGGCCGGGCCAGAGCAACCGGACGAGGACGACTATGGGTACACCTCGAACGTGGCCTCGCAGTTCTACCAGCAGCTGATGGATAAGTATAAGAGCAATCCGGAGGAGCAGAAGTTCAAGGAGGCCGAGCGACGCACCATGTCGAAAGAGGACCTGGCACGTACGAAGGCACGCGTGAAGGATGCGATAGTGCGGCAGACGGAGGAAGAGCACGGGCCGCGTAGCCGAAAGTCGCGAATTGGTGGGACGGCCGGCGACGAGCGTGACGCCGGTGGAAGGTGCGCACGCGGTCCCGATCCATACGATCCTGTCGAGGAACAGAAACGCCGCGAGGCGGAAGCTGCCCGTGTCAAggcggaagaaaagaaaaaggctcCGATACGCAAGAGCAGTGGAGTACCGCCACCGCCCGATTTTGCCACACTCCTGAAACTGGCTGAACAGAAGCAGAAGGAACCGATCCGGATGGAGTCGGATCCGGTGCCAGAGAAGCGTCGTTCGGAACCCGAACGACTGATGACGAAGCGCGAGAAAAAGGAACACGACGAACGGATGGCGTTTTTCGAAATGAAGCGGCTGCGCGACCGTATCCGGGATGATCCGAAGCTGTCGGAGAAGGAGAAGCAGCAGCGGCTTGCTAAGCTCGAAGCGATGCGGGCGGCTGGCAAGCTACCGGGCATTCCTCCTGCCAGCGGTGTTGAATCTGCTTCCGCTCGTGTCACTGCATCCCCCGCCGCTAAATCAGCGACTTCGACGTCAAATGGTGTAGTGCCCACTCCGAagccatcgccatcgtcagTCAGTTCCGCCGTTCCACGATCTGGGGCTATCCTTGGAAAACAGACTGACCAACAGCAGACTTTGGGAAAGATTaaaaaacgaaccgaaccgggcACGGATCCAAGCTTGGCCAAAAAAAGTACCAGCAGTGTAGCCCGTCCACCGGCATCCGCAGGAGGAACCAGCAACACACCGTTATCATCATCACAAAGTTCAAAGCCAAGGCAGCAGTCGGGTGCTCCTGCTAAAGTGTTAGCTGGGAACGCCGGCATGAATGAACGACACCCGGTTGCGTCATCGTCAACGACAGTGGCCACGAGTAAGAGTACGCCAAAACCTAGTGCTTCCTCGTCCAATGGACATATTCAGCGCAGCAAACTACATCAAACATCATCTACAAGTGCCTCATCCAAAGTGACCTCCTCCTCCGTCTCGAGCACAATAACGGCCAGTGGCGCAAAGGCAAGCACTCTTCCCAAACAGTCAGCCAATGCCcgatcctcctcctcgtcgacTGGGGCTATAGGAAGTGCAGTGAAACGCGAGGATCCGGTGAAAACCACAGCAAACCGATCGGCTGTTTCCAGCGGAAGCACCAGGCGACCACCAACGGAACCGGTCACCCAGACGCGGCAATTCCCACCACCAGATGTGCAACGGTCGCTGAAGCGGCCGGCGATGCGACCAAACGGCGCCGGTACCGGGCAATCGCGCCCATCGGGCCACTCATCGTCCTCCTCCGTCGGCAAGAAGCGGCGCGTCATCGATAGTGACAGCGAGTACGATAGCGAAATGGACGACTTCATTGATGATGGCGACTGCGAGGAGGATTACTCGTCCGCGATCAAGGAGATCTTCGGCTACGACAAGTCGCGGTATCGGGATGAAtactacgacgacgacgactacaACATGGAGTCCTCGTACGCACAGCAGATGCGCGAGGAGTACATTAGCAAGAGAATAGGTATTATGGAAGACCTGGAGGACATGCGCATGGAGGAGGAAGAGAAACGCCGAAAGCTGGGCAAGAAGGGCCCAGCAACGGGGGCCAAAAAGAAATAA
- the LOC131269770 gene encoding sin3 histone deacetylase corepressor complex component SDS3-like isoform X2, translating to MSSNQRSTLEEGPEEKTEHEYEAHLSEDNEYDSGEDTEEASETELGSSMNQRTMDERMEIKEQMYQDKLANLMHQMDLLKMGKHPDYLRRVEALTVELEDRLMLNELHRDYMLQCAERDCANEITAAEKEFEEKAAELKETLIADWEDRKKMVEQEHATMELSGDSIDVKPTVTRKLRRRPNEPLPVPEKRRKPSTSQLVFLLDEKEIEHDLKLVLRGKPSHSGRSQQHGINGGASTSSGAGPSGINPSTSAHSSSGNSGGSGYASGQPCSDQNGASTSDVYASGSQTSPSSLQQQQQPLSETRIEDGKLWYERRWFHRGQPVYVEGKDISRFSGNISAIGVDGICVKKTSDGQKVRIFLSHLRRGKVSIKRRAN from the exons ATGTCTTCCAATCAGCGATCGACGCTGGAAGAAGGtccagaagaaaaaaccgaGCACGAATATGAGGCACATCTGTCTGAGGACAATGAATACGACAGTGGGGAAG ATACGGAAGAGGCTAGCGAGACGGAGTTAGGATCGTCGATGAACCAGCGCACGATGGACGAACGAATGGAGATAAAAGAGCAGATGTACCAGGACAAACTAGCCAACTTGATGCATCAGATGGACCTGTTGAAGATGGGAAAGCACCCCGATTACCTGCGCCGCGTCGAGGCACTAACGGTGGAACTAGAAGACCGTTTGATGCTCAACGAATTGCACCGAGACTACATGCTCCAGTGCGCCGAACGAGATTGTGCGAATGAAATTACGGCAGCCGAAAAGGAGTTTGAGGAAAAGGCAGCGGAGCTTAAGGAGACGTTGATTGCCGACTGGGAGGATCGGAAGAAGATGGTCGAGCAAGAGCATGCCACGATGGAATTGAGTGGCGACTCGATCGATGTTAAGCCAACCGTCACACGAAAATTGCGTCGTCGTCCGAACGAGCCGCTTCCGGTGCCAGAGAAGCGGCGCAAACCGTCCACCAGCCAGCTCGTTTTTTTGCTGGACGAAAAAGAGATCGAACATGATCTAAAGCTCGTACTTCGTGGCAAACCTTCCCATTCCGGGCGTTCGCAGCAGCACGGTATAAACGGAGGTGCTTCGACCAGTAGCGGAGCAGGTCCAAGTGGAATTAATCCTTCCACGTCGGCGCACAGCTCGAGTGGAAACTCTGGCGGTTCGGGTTATGCTAGTGGTCAACCGTGTTCCGATCAGAACGGAGCTTCAACATCAGATGTGTACGCAAGCGGATCTCAAACA TCGCCTTCATccttgcagcagcagcagcaaccttTGAGTGAGACACGCATCGAGGATGGTAAGCTGTGGTATGAACGCCGTTGGTTTCACCGTGGTCAACCAGTATATGTCGAAGGAAAAGACATTTCTCGATTCTCGGGGAATATATCAGCGATTGGCGTCGATGGCATTTGCGTGAAGAAAACATCAGACGGCCAAAAGGTGCGCATCTTTCTTTCTCACCTACGCCGAGGAAAAGTTTCCATCAAGCGACGTGCCAACTAA
- the LOC131269770 gene encoding sin3 histone deacetylase corepressor complex component SDS3-like isoform X1, whose amino-acid sequence MSSNQRSTLEEGPEEKTEHEYEAHLSEDNEYDSGEDTEEASETELGSSMNQRTMDERMEIKEQMYQDKLANLMHQMDLLKMGKHPDYLRRVEALTVELEDRLMLNELHRDYMLQCAERDCANEITAAEKEFEEKAAELKETLIADWEDRKKMVEQEHATMELSGDSIDVKPTVTRKLRRRPNEPLPVPEKRRKPSTSQLVFLLDEKEIEHDLKLVLRGKPSHSGRSQQHGINGGASTSSGAGPSGINPSTSAHSSSGNSGGSGYASGQPCSDQNGASTSDVYASGSQTNQSSHTQPSSSRTQSPSSLQQQQQPLSETRIEDGKLWYERRWFHRGQPVYVEGKDISRFSGNISAIGVDGICVKKTSDGQKVRIFLSHLRRGKVSIKRRAN is encoded by the exons ATGTCTTCCAATCAGCGATCGACGCTGGAAGAAGGtccagaagaaaaaaccgaGCACGAATATGAGGCACATCTGTCTGAGGACAATGAATACGACAGTGGGGAAG ATACGGAAGAGGCTAGCGAGACGGAGTTAGGATCGTCGATGAACCAGCGCACGATGGACGAACGAATGGAGATAAAAGAGCAGATGTACCAGGACAAACTAGCCAACTTGATGCATCAGATGGACCTGTTGAAGATGGGAAAGCACCCCGATTACCTGCGCCGCGTCGAGGCACTAACGGTGGAACTAGAAGACCGTTTGATGCTCAACGAATTGCACCGAGACTACATGCTCCAGTGCGCCGAACGAGATTGTGCGAATGAAATTACGGCAGCCGAAAAGGAGTTTGAGGAAAAGGCAGCGGAGCTTAAGGAGACGTTGATTGCCGACTGGGAGGATCGGAAGAAGATGGTCGAGCAAGAGCATGCCACGATGGAATTGAGTGGCGACTCGATCGATGTTAAGCCAACCGTCACACGAAAATTGCGTCGTCGTCCGAACGAGCCGCTTCCGGTGCCAGAGAAGCGGCGCAAACCGTCCACCAGCCAGCTCGTTTTTTTGCTGGACGAAAAAGAGATCGAACATGATCTAAAGCTCGTACTTCGTGGCAAACCTTCCCATTCCGGGCGTTCGCAGCAGCACGGTATAAACGGAGGTGCTTCGACCAGTAGCGGAGCAGGTCCAAGTGGAATTAATCCTTCCACGTCGGCGCACAGCTCGAGTGGAAACTCTGGCGGTTCGGGTTATGCTAGTGGTCAACCGTGTTCCGATCAGAACGGAGCTTCAACATCAGATGTGTACGCAAGCGGATCTCAAACA AACCAAAGTTCCCATACACAGCCATCCAGCTCTCGAACACAGTCGCCTTCATccttgcagcagcagcagcaaccttTGAGTGAGACACGCATCGAGGATGGTAAGCTGTGGTATGAACGCCGTTGGTTTCACCGTGGTCAACCAGTATATGTCGAAGGAAAAGACATTTCTCGATTCTCGGGGAATATATCAGCGATTGGCGTCGATGGCATTTGCGTGAAGAAAACATCAGACGGCCAAAAGGTGCGCATCTTTCTTTCTCACCTACGCCGAGGAAAAGTTTCCATCAAGCGACGTGCCAACTAA
- the LOC131269782 gene encoding small ribosomal subunit protein eS10B produces MFMPKAHRVAIYEYLFKEGVLVAQKDFYAPKHPELETIPNLHVIKTMQSLKSKNFVKEQFAWRHYYWYLTNEGIEYLRAYLHLPSEIVPSTLKRAARSEPQRARTQAGPRPDGPKSGEDRQAYRRMQQAGPGDKKGDVGAGAGDLEFRGGFGRGSRL; encoded by the exons ATGTTCATGCCCAAAGCACACCGAGTCGCCATCTACGAGTACCTCTTCAAGGAAGGAGTGCTGGTAGCACAGAAGGATTTCTATGCCCCAAAGCATCCCGAACTGGAGACCATTCCCAACCTCCATGTCATCAAGACGATGCAATCGCTGAAGTCCAAGAACTTCGTGAAGGAGCAGTTCGCCTGGCGCCACTACTATTGGTACCTTACCAACGAGGGTATTGAATATCTTCGTGCGTACCTGCACCTTCCTTCGGAGATTGTGCCCTCCACCTTGAAGCGCGCTGCCCGCTCGGAGCCACAGCGTGCCCGCACACAGGCTGGACCGCGTCCGGATGGACCCAAGAGCGGAGAGGACCGACAGGCTTACCGTCGTATGCAGCAGGCTGGTCCAGGCGACAAGAAGGGAGATGTCGGCGCTGGAGCAGGCGATCTTGAATTC cGTGGCGGTTTCGGTCGCGGTAGTCGCctgtaa